CGTTCTCACCGGCGACGACAGTCAGGTCAATGTGCGGGTGCAGGCCGTGGTCCGTCCGCTCGGCGGGTTTCTCCCGGCGTTCACCGTCGACGGTCGGGCGGTCGCAGCACGGGAGCCGGGCGAGGTCGGCGTGCCGTGACCGGTGGCCGTGGCCGGCGCCGATGCCGGCCGGCGGACCGGGGGAGTGGCGCAATCTGGGTGTTGACCATCGGCGCGGTGGTGCTGCTCATCGGTGGTGCGACCGTCGCACGGGGCGTGGCCGTCGTGGGCCGCCATGACGCCGAGGCGGCGGCGGATTTCGCCGCGCTCGCGGCCGCCGCCGACGGCGACCTCGGTGCCCGGGCTGCCTGCCGAGCGGCTGCGCATATCGCGGCGGTCAACGGAGCGCGGCTGGTCAGCTGTCGCGTGGTTGCCCGCGTCGCCGATGTCGAGGTGACACACCCGCTCCCGGGCCGGCTGCTGCGCCGGTGGCAGGCGCACGGGTGGGCGCGAGCCGGTCCGGCGCCATAGGGACGCCCGACGTCCCCGGGAGTGCTTCGTCGCATGGCCGCCCCGGCCACGGACGGAACCGTCGTGAGATGGTGAGCGGCGGCCGACTGCGCGGGAGGTGGCACGTGACCAACGTGCTGATCATGCATTGCCACGACCTGGGTCGGTTCGTCGGTTGTTACGGCGTGAACGGGGTCAGCACCCCGGCGATCGACGCGCTTGCTGCGGACGGTGTGCGATTCGACCGGGCGTTCTGTACGGCGCCGCAGTGCAGCCCGTCGCGGGCGTCGCTGTTCACCGGTCGCTACCCGCAGGAACACGGTGTCCTCGGGCTCACCCACGAAGACTTCGGCTGGGATCTGCGACCCGATGAACAGCACATTGCCGCCGTCTTCCACGACAACGGCTACCGGACCGCGCTCTACGGCGTCCACCACGAGTCGCGGGTGGCGCCGGACGCGGATCTCGCGCGCCGGCTGGGGTTCGACGAGGTCGTCACCGGCGGAAATGCTCCGAGGGTGGCAGGGCGTGCGGTAGCGGCGCTCACCGACCTCGCCGAGCGCGCCGAACCGTTCTACCTGCAGGTCGGCTTCAACGAGCCGCACCGCTCGCCGTCCCCGACCGACCCGCCCGGCACCATGGGGTTCCTCCGGCCGGGCGTCACGCCCGATACGTCGAACGGTGTCGCGGTGCCGCCCTACCTCGTCGACGACGACGGCTCCCGCGCGGAGATCGCCGAGTTGCAGGGTGCCACGAGCGCCATGGATGCCGGCGTCGGTGAGGTGCTGGCCGCACTGCGCCGTACCGGTCTCGAGGACGACACGGTCGTGGTGTTCACCACCGACCACGGGCTCGCGCTACCACGGGCGAAGTGCACGCTCTACGACCCGGGAATCGAGGTGGCGCTGGTCGTCCGCAGCCCGCAGCACGGCTGGACCGGCGGGCGGTCCTCCGCCGATCTCGTCTCCAACATCGACATCATGCCGACCGTGCTCGAGGCCGCGGGGATACCGGTGCCCGGCCGGGTGAGCGGTCGCAGCGTCGTACCGCTGCTGAACGACGAACCGCATCAGGCCCGCGAGCAGGTGTTCGCCCAGATCACCCATCACGACTACTACGACCCCCGACGGTGCGTCCGGACCGCGCGCCACAAGCTGATCGTCAACTTCAGCTCGGCGCCGTCGATCATGGACTCCAGCCAGTCGTGGCGGCCGCGGTCGCAACCGGTCACCGTGCAGCACGGCATTCCGCCCTACCACCCGCTCGTCGAGCTCTACGACCTCGAGCACGACCCGGCTGAGCTGACCGACGTCGCGGATCACGCCGACTACGCCGCCGTCCGGCACCACCTGCTCGCCCAACTCGCGGACTGGATGCAGGACGTCGACGACCCGCTGCCGACCGGTCCGGTACCCGCGCCGCTGCACGACCGGGCGGTCCGTCTGCTGCACCAGATGGCCGTCGAACCGCTCGACATCGCCGAGGAGAGGATGAGGACATGACCCAGGACACCGGACGCCAGCCGATCTACACCGCCGAGGCGCACGTCACCGGCGGGCGGGCGCAGGGCCACGGGCGTACCTCGGACGGGATGCTGGAGGTCGACCTGCGCTCCCCGGTCGAGATGGGTGGCGAAGGGGGCGGCACCAACCCCGAGCAGCTCTTCGCGATCGGGTTCGCGGCCTGCTTCGAGAGCGCTCTCGGAGTTGCCGCACGACGGGCCAGGGCTGAGGCCGGCGACGTCGAGATCGAGTCACAGGTCATGCTCGTGCCCACGAAGGAGCGGGCCTACCAGCTCGCCGTCGTGCTCGACGTCCGTCTTCCGTCGGTCGACGACCCGGCTCAGGCGGTCGAGCTGGTGCGGGCGGCGCATCAGGTGTGTCCCTACTCCAACGCGACCCGCGGGAACATCTACATCACGCTGACGGCCAACGGAGCTCCGGTCGAGGTGAGCGAGCCGGGCGCATAGCGCTCCGGCTCACCGTCGGAGCGAGGTCACGCCTGGCCGGTGTCGATCCGGGTGATCTTCTCCCCGGACACTCCGAAGCGCCAGACCGTGGACATCTCCCCCCAGGTGTCATTGCGGTAGGTCGCGTAGATGCGCAGGCCCTGCTCCTCTTCGCGATCGACGGTCAGGTGCCCGTGCACCGTGAAGATCTCGGCGTCGATCCATGCCGCGAGCTCGCGCGGTCGGCCGTCGTCGGTGAGTTCGGCATCCGGTGCGAGCAGCGACAGGAACACCGCACGATCACCGTCATTGATCGCGGCGACGAGTCTGGCGACCACACCGTTCATCGGTTCCCGCGGATTCACGGCCCACTCACCTGTCGTCCACCGGACCGAGCGCCGGCTTGATGTCGAGCACCGGCGTCCGGTCCAGCGCTTCGAGACCCTCGACCTGGATCCGGGTGGCCTCGACGTCGAGGATGCGCACCCGGTGCAGTCCGATCGGGTTGGGGCGGTCGGGCGACCGGGTCGTGAACACGCCCTGCAGCGGCCGGTCGGGGTCGCTACGCGGATGCACCGAGAGCACGCCCCGATCCGCGCGGTCCAGCCAGGTCAGCACGATGACGTCCGCCCCGGCCGTGAGATCACGCATCGCCTCGCGGAACTCGTGGTCGACCGCGATCCACGCGTCCGGGGTGCCCTCGTCACCCTGCCGCGGCGCGCTTTCGCGGTCGACGAGAGGGGACTCGACCAGCCCGATCGGCCGGACGGTGTACGACGTCGCACTCATCGGACCGGCCCGGCGGTGACGTGCGGGCGGGCCAGTGCGCCGAGAACCACGTCGAGCAACCGCAGCGCACCTGGCTTGTCCAGCGGCTGGTTGCGGTTGCCGCATTTCGGCGACTGCACACATGACGGGCAGCCGGCCTCGCACTCGCAGCCGGCGATCGCGTCGCGGGTCGCCTGCAGCCAGACGTCGATGGCGTCGAAGCCGCGGTCGGCGAAGCCGGCCCCGCCGGGATGGCCGTCATAGACGAACACGGTGGGGTGGCCGGTGTCGGGGTGCAGCGCGGTCGAGACCCCGCCGATGTCCGACCGGTCGCAGGTCGCCACCAGCGGGAGCAACCCGATCGCGGCGTGCTCGGCCGCGTGGGCAGCGCCGGGAACGTCGGCATCGGTCAGCCCGCTCCGCTGCAGCGTCGACTCCTCGATCGTGTACCAGACCGCGCGGGTACGCAGCTCCCGGGCCGGGAGATCCAGCGGCAGCTCGTCGATCACCTCGCCCGACGGCAGCCGCCGCCGGAGGTAGGACACCACCTGGTTGGTCACGTCGACCGTGCCCAGGTGGACGGCGACCGCGCCGAGATCACGGCTGCGCAGCGTCTCGACCACCCGGATGTCGGTGAGATCGCGGGCGGAGGTCGTCCAGGTCGGTTCCTCCTCGTGCACCAGAGCCACCGCACCCTCGAGATCGAGGTCGTCGACGACGTACGACGTGCCGCGGTGCAGGTAGACGGCGCCCCGGTGCACCGTGCTGTGGGCCGACCCGGGATCGACCGTGCCGAGCAGGCGCCCGGTGCCTCCCTCGACGACCCGCACGGGGGAGCCACCGGTGCCGCGGATGTCGACGGCCGGCCGCTCCCGGGAGGTCCAGAACCAGCCCGCCGGGCGATGTCGCAGCAGTCCGCGGCGGACCAGATCGGCGAGCAGTGCCGGCGCCCCGCCGCCGAAGAGGTCGAGCTCCTCCTCGCACAGCGGCAGCTCGGCCGCCGCGCAGGCGAGCTGAGGGCCGAGCACGTGCGGGTTGTCGGGGTCGAGGACGGTCGCCTCGACCGGCCGGCCGAAGACCGCGTCGGGGTGGTGCGCCAGGTAGGTGTCCAGCGGATCGTCGCGGGCCACGAAGACGGCCAGCGCGGGCTGGCCGGACCGTCCGGCCCGACCCGCCTGCTGCCACAGCGAGGCGATCGTGCCCGGGAAGCCGGCGAGGACGACGGCGTCCAGGCCGCTGATGTCGACCCCGAGCTCCAGCGCGTTGGTGGCGGCGACGCCGAGCAGGGAGCCGTCGGCGAGGCCGGCCTCGAGGGCCCGGCGTTCCTCCGACAGGTAGCCGGCCCGGTACGCCGCGACCCGGTCCACCAGGTCGGGAGCGGACTCGGCGAGCGCCCGGCGGGCCGAGAGCGCCACGACCTCGGCGCCGCGGCGGGACCGGACGAAGGCCAGCGTGCTGGCGCCCTCGACGACCAGATCGGCGAGCAGCCGCGCGGTCTCCGAGCCGGCCGACCGGCGGATCGGGGCGCCGTTCTCGCCGGTCAGGGCGGTGAGCGGCGGTTCCCACAGCGCAAACGTGGTCGCTCCGTGGGGGGACGCATCGTCGGTGACCTGCTCGACCGGCTGGCCCACCAGCCGGGTCGCGGACACAGCCGGGTCGGACACCGTCGCCGACGCGAGCACGAAGGTGGGGTGGGCGCCGTACTTCGCGCAGATCCGGCGCAACCGGCGCAGGACGTGCGCGACGTGGGAGCCGAAGATGCCGCGGTAGGTGTGGCATTCGTCGATCACCACGTAGTTCAGCCGTCGGAGGAACGACGACCAGCGGGAGTGCGCCGGCAGGATTCCGCTGTGCAGCATGTCGGGGTTGGTGAACACCAGCCGGCCGTGGGCGCGCACCCAGTCGCGCTCCTCGCGCGGCGTGTCGCCGTCGTAGGTCGCCGCCCGTACGTCGGTCAGCGCCAACGACCGCACGGCGCGCAGCTGATCGGCGGCCAGCGCCTTGGTGGGGGCGAGATAGAGCGCCGTCGCCCGGGGCTCGGCGAGTAACCGGGCGAGTACGGGGAGTTGGTAGGCGAGCGATTTGCCCGATGCGGTGCCGGTCGCGACGACCACCGACCGCCCGGCCCAGGCGAGGTCCGCGGCCTGCGCCTGGTGCTGCCACGGCGCCTCCACCCCGCGGACGGCGAGCCGGTCGCGAAGCAGATCGGGCACCCACGGCGGCCAACCGGCCGGGCGTCCCGGGCGGGCGGCGAGTTCCTCGACATGGGTCAACCGGGTATCGGCCGACTGCCCGATCGTCACCCGGTCGAGCAGCGGTCTTCCGCGTACCGCTGTCTTCGGGAAGCCCATGGGTTCACTCTTACATGAGACGCTCTGATTGAATCGGTACCTAGCGTGCCATCGCCGGTGCGCCTGCTGACGACAATGAATAGGGAGGTTGGGTCGTGGACCTCTCGCTCACTATGGGCACTGATTCCGCGGGTCGCACCGTCCTCGAGGTGGGGGGCGAGGTCGACGCCTATTCGGCGCCGACCCTCGGCGAGCGCATCACCGACATTCTCGACGGCGGCGAACGCCGACTCGTCGTCGACCTCGACGGGGTCGGGTTCATCGATTCCACCGGACTCGGCGTGCTCGTCGGCGGGTTCAACCGCGCCCGCGATCTCGGTGGACGCCTCGACCTGGTCTGTGGATCGGAGCGGGTTCTCAAGCTGCTGCGCATCACCGGGCTGGACGACGTCTTCACCGTCCACAGTTCGCGGGCGGACATCGGCGCGGACTAGCGGCCCGGCCGGGCGTCCACCCCGGCGCTCGTCCTGCACGCTAGGCTCCCTTAGACTCCCCGGACCGCAGGTGGCGATCGGCCGCTCGCGGTACGCCGTGGCCCGCACGACCGTCACCGTCGGTCGCCTCGGGCACGCTCATGCCTGCTTGGAGGACGAATGACCCCGCCGTACCTCGCGGAGGCCGCAAAAATCGGTGGCAGTGGCTACGGGATCGCCGCCGTCATCGCCGTCATCGCGTTGGGTGCGCTCGTCTTCGCCTATTTCCTCGCCCGAGAGGTCGTTGCGGCCGCTCAGGGCACGGTCCGGATGCAGGAGATCGCCCGCGCCGTGCAGGAAGGTGCGTCCGCCTACCTGAACCGGCAGTTCCGGACGCTGAGCCTGTTCGCGGTCATCGTGTTCGTCGTCATGCTGGTGCTCCCGGTCGAGCAGGGCGGTTGGGCCGTCCGCATCGGCCGGGCGCTCTTCTTCCTGGTCGGCGCCGCGTTCTCTGCGACCGTCGGTTTCGTCGGCATGACCCTCGCCACCCGCGCCAACGTGCGCGTCGCCGCGGCCGCCCGGGAGGGCGGTGAGCAGCGCGGCTTCCGGATCGCCTTCCGCACCGGCGGCGTGGTCGGCATGTTCACGGTCGGCCTCGGGCTTTTCGGGGCCGCGGCGGTCCTGCTGATCTTCAACCAGAACGCGCCGACGGTCCTCGAAGGCTTCGGCTTCGGCGGTGCCCTGCTCGCGATGTTCATGCGGGTCGGCGGCGGCATCTTCACCAAGGCCGCCGACGTCGGCGCCGACCTGGTCGGCAAGGTCGAGGCCGGCATCCCCGAGGACGATCCGCGCAACGCCGCGACCATCGCCGACAACGTCGGCGACAACGTCGGGGACTGCGCCGGCATGGCCGCGGACCTGTTCGAGTCCTACGCGGTCACACTGGTCGCCGCGCTGATCCTCGGCCAGGTCGCCTTCGGGTCCAAGGGTCTGGTCTTCCCGTTGGTGGTCGCTGCCATCGGCGTGCTCAGCTCGGTCGTCGGCATCCTCACCACCCGGCTGCGGTCGCGGGACCGCAGCGGCCTGGTGCCGATCACCCGCGGGTTCTTCATCTCCGCCGCCACGTCGTTGGCACTGGTGTTGATCGCCGCCTTCATCTATCTGCCGACCTCGTTCCCGCCGCTCGGCGGGACCGCGAAGGACGTCCTCGGCAAGCCGGCGGCCGGCAACCCGGCGCTGATCGCCTTCCTCGCCGTGCTGATCGGGATCGCGCTCGCCGCGGTCATCCAGCAGCTGACCGGCTTCTTCACCGACACCGCGCGCAAGCCGACCATCGACGTCGCCGCGAACTCGCGGACCGGTCCGGCCACGGTCATCCTGTCCGGCGTCTCACTCGGCCTCGAGTCGTCGGTCTACTCGGCGTTGCTGCTGGCCGGCGGGGTCTACCTCTGCTTCCTGCTCGGCGGCGGGTCGATCGCGGTGGCGCTATTCGCGGTCGCCCTGGCCGGCTGCGGCCTGCTGACCACCGCCGGCGTGATCGTGTCGATGGACACGTTCGGCCCGGTGAGCGACAACGCGCAGGGCATCGCCGAGATGTCCGGCGACATCGACGAGAAGGCCGCGCAGGTCCTCACCGACCTCGACGCGGTCGGCAACACCACCAAGGCCATCACCAAGGGCATCGCGATCGCGACGGCGGTGCTCGCCGCGACCGCCTTGTTCGGGTCGTTCAACACCGCAGTGAGTACGGCGCTGTCCGAAACCGTCGGCGGCGGTTCGCCGCCGGGCAAGCTCACCGCGCTGTCCTTCAGCCTCAACCTGTCGCAGCCCAACAACCTGGTCGGCGTGATCATCGGCGCCGCGGTCGTCTTCTTCTTCTCCGGCCTGGCGATCAGCGCCGTGTCCCGGGCCGCCAGCCGGGTGGTCTTCGAGGTGCGGGAGCAGTTCCGCACCCGGCCGGGGATCATGCAAGGGACCGAGAAGCCGGAGTACGGCCGGGTCGTCGACATCTGTACGAAGGACTCGCTGCGGGAACTGGCCACACCGGGCCTGCTCGCCGTACTCGCCCCGGTCGCCACCGGGTTCCTGCTCGGCGTGGGCCCGCTGGCGTCCTATCTCGCCGGCGCCATCGCGGCCGGGGTCCTGATGGCGATCTTCCTCGCCAACTCCGGTGGGGCCTGGGACAACGCCAAGAAGATCGTCGAGGACGGCGCACACGGCGGCAAGGGCAGCGCCGCGCACGAGGCGACGATCATCGGCGACACGGTCGGCGACCCGTTCAAGGACACCGCGGGCCCGGCCATCAACCCGCTGCTCAAGGTCATGAACCTGGTCTCGCTGCTGATCGCGACCAGCGTCGTCAAGTACGCCGACAACACCGGTCTCCGGGTCGGCGTCGCCCTGGCCGCGGTGATCATCATCGTCGGCGCGATCCTGTTCTCCAAGCGCCGCGGGTCCGGGATGGGCGACGGCGACGGGGCCAGCACCGAGGTGGCCGGCTCCGTCGACGCGATCACCCCGGTGCCGGAGTCCCCGGCGGCCGCCGAGACGATCGAGGTCGTCGAGGTCGACGTGGTCGAGGTGGTCACGCCGGACGAGGCGGAAGCCACGAACGGCCAGGGCTCATCGACGGTGCCGAAGGCGTCGAGCACGGACTCCTGACCGGATCCAACCGCGAACGGGCGGGTCAGCACCGGATGGTGCTGGCCCGCCCGTTGGCGTTACGGCCCGGCTGTTCAGGGCCTGAACGCTCAGGCTTCGGTGTCGGCCGC
This DNA window, taken from Mycobacteriales bacterium, encodes the following:
- a CDS encoding Rv3654c family TadE-like protein, whose amino-acid sequence is MTGGRGRRRCRPADRGSGAIWVLTIGAVVLLIGGATVARGVAVVGRHDAEAAADFAALAAAADGDLGARAACRAAAHIAAVNGARLVSCRVVARVADVEVTHPLPGRLLRRWQAHGWARAGPAP
- a CDS encoding sulfatase; this translates as MTNVLIMHCHDLGRFVGCYGVNGVSTPAIDALAADGVRFDRAFCTAPQCSPSRASLFTGRYPQEHGVLGLTHEDFGWDLRPDEQHIAAVFHDNGYRTALYGVHHESRVAPDADLARRLGFDEVVTGGNAPRVAGRAVAALTDLAERAEPFYLQVGFNEPHRSPSPTDPPGTMGFLRPGVTPDTSNGVAVPPYLVDDDGSRAEIAELQGATSAMDAGVGEVLAALRRTGLEDDTVVVFTTDHGLALPRAKCTLYDPGIEVALVVRSPQHGWTGGRSSADLVSNIDIMPTVLEAAGIPVPGRVSGRSVVPLLNDEPHQAREQVFAQITHHDYYDPRRCVRTARHKLIVNFSSAPSIMDSSQSWRPRSQPVTVQHGIPPYHPLVELYDLEHDPAELTDVADHADYAAVRHHLLAQLADWMQDVDDPLPTGPVPAPLHDRAVRLLHQMAVEPLDIAEERMRT
- a CDS encoding organic hydroperoxide resistance protein produces the protein MTQDTGRQPIYTAEAHVTGGRAQGHGRTSDGMLEVDLRSPVEMGGEGGGTNPEQLFAIGFAACFESALGVAARRARAEAGDVEIESQVMLVPTKERAYQLAVVLDVRLPSVDDPAQAVELVRAAHQVCPYSNATRGNIYITLTANGAPVEVSEPGA
- the tsaA gene encoding tRNA (N6-threonylcarbamoyladenosine(37)-N6)-methyltransferase TrmO, giving the protein MSATSYTVRPIGLVESPLVDRESAPRQGDEGTPDAWIAVDHEFREAMRDLTAGADVIVLTWLDRADRGVLSVHPRSDPDRPLQGVFTTRSPDRPNPIGLHRVRILDVEATRIQVEGLEALDRTPVLDIKPALGPVDDR
- a CDS encoding DEAD/DEAH box helicase is translated as MGFPKTAVRGRPLLDRVTIGQSADTRLTHVEELAARPGRPAGWPPWVPDLLRDRLAVRGVEAPWQHQAQAADLAWAGRSVVVATGTASGKSLAYQLPVLARLLAEPRATALYLAPTKALAADQLRAVRSLALTDVRAATYDGDTPREERDWVRAHGRLVFTNPDMLHSGILPAHSRWSSFLRRLNYVVIDECHTYRGIFGSHVAHVLRRLRRICAKYGAHPTFVLASATVSDPAVSATRLVGQPVEQVTDDASPHGATTFALWEPPLTALTGENGAPIRRSAGSETARLLADLVVEGASTLAFVRSRRGAEVVALSARRALAESAPDLVDRVAAYRAGYLSEERRALEAGLADGSLLGVAATNALELGVDISGLDAVVLAGFPGTIASLWQQAGRAGRSGQPALAVFVARDDPLDTYLAHHPDAVFGRPVEATVLDPDNPHVLGPQLACAAAELPLCEEELDLFGGGAPALLADLVRRGLLRHRPAGWFWTSRERPAVDIRGTGGSPVRVVEGGTGRLLGTVDPGSAHSTVHRGAVYLHRGTSYVVDDLDLEGAVALVHEEEPTWTTSARDLTDIRVVETLRSRDLGAVAVHLGTVDVTNQVVSYLRRRLPSGEVIDELPLDLPARELRTRAVWYTIEESTLQRSGLTDADVPGAAHAAEHAAIGLLPLVATCDRSDIGGVSTALHPDTGHPTVFVYDGHPGGAGFADRGFDAIDVWLQATRDAIAGCECEAGCPSCVQSPKCGNRNQPLDKPGALRLLDVVLGALARPHVTAGPVR
- a CDS encoding STAS domain-containing protein, which produces MDLSLTMGTDSAGRTVLEVGGEVDAYSAPTLGERITDILDGGERRLVVDLDGVGFIDSTGLGVLVGGFNRARDLGGRLDLVCGSERVLKLLRITGLDDVFTVHSSRADIGAD
- a CDS encoding sodium-translocating pyrophosphatase, with the protein product MTPPYLAEAAKIGGSGYGIAAVIAVIALGALVFAYFLAREVVAAAQGTVRMQEIARAVQEGASAYLNRQFRTLSLFAVIVFVVMLVLPVEQGGWAVRIGRALFFLVGAAFSATVGFVGMTLATRANVRVAAAAREGGEQRGFRIAFRTGGVVGMFTVGLGLFGAAAVLLIFNQNAPTVLEGFGFGGALLAMFMRVGGGIFTKAADVGADLVGKVEAGIPEDDPRNAATIADNVGDNVGDCAGMAADLFESYAVTLVAALILGQVAFGSKGLVFPLVVAAIGVLSSVVGILTTRLRSRDRSGLVPITRGFFISAATSLALVLIAAFIYLPTSFPPLGGTAKDVLGKPAAGNPALIAFLAVLIGIALAAVIQQLTGFFTDTARKPTIDVAANSRTGPATVILSGVSLGLESSVYSALLLAGGVYLCFLLGGGSIAVALFAVALAGCGLLTTAGVIVSMDTFGPVSDNAQGIAEMSGDIDEKAAQVLTDLDAVGNTTKAITKGIAIATAVLAATALFGSFNTAVSTALSETVGGGSPPGKLTALSFSLNLSQPNNLVGVIIGAAVVFFFSGLAISAVSRAASRVVFEVREQFRTRPGIMQGTEKPEYGRVVDICTKDSLRELATPGLLAVLAPVATGFLLGVGPLASYLAGAIAAGVLMAIFLANSGGAWDNAKKIVEDGAHGGKGSAAHEATIIGDTVGDPFKDTAGPAINPLLKVMNLVSLLIATSVVKYADNTGLRVGVALAAVIIIVGAILFSKRRGSGMGDGDGASTEVAGSVDAITPVPESPAAAETIEVVEVDVVEVVTPDEAEATNGQGSSTVPKASSTDS